DNA sequence from the Solea solea chromosome 12, fSolSol10.1, whole genome shotgun sequence genome:
AGGGTCAGGTTCTGAATCCAAAGCAAAACCACTCCAATAAACCAAGGGTATCCTTTTTCCCAGCCTTCTAAAAAAGGCTGGTATTGGTGTAATTAACATCCTAACGTGTTTCAGCATACCTTGACCCTCACACTACACCTCTAAAAACAGATGCTTCACCTGGAACGGCTTAATTCCTTTGCACATTATAATTATACACATGTTTCAAATGGGAAAAttaggtctctctctctttctctggctgTCATTAAGCAACAGCTGCAAGTACAAACACTGTATGGGATAAAAGGTAAACTTACAGCTCTACCAGCTACCAGCAATCTCATTACTGTGCTCTTTCAGGTTTTCCATGCTGTAGCCAACCACAGGCTGTCATGTAGTTTAGTGTTATACTATGTTACGGAATGTCATTCAGTCCACTAGTGCAGCAGATCAAACAACTATTACTACTGGCTGCTCCTTCTGTATGTCCTTTTCTCTGACTTTCTTTTGCTACTTCCAGACATGCACTAAAAGCTGCACATTCTGTAGATGGGTAAGTGTGAATGCATGTCCTCAGAAGTCAATTAGGAGAGTCTCCAGGGATTTTCCTGCTCATGTGAGCCCACAGAAAGAGAATGGGTTTCCTTCCTCCTATACACTCAAGCAAGGCACCATCTCCTTGTCTGGATCCACCAAAGAACATGTCTCACCCAGACATTGTTCCGCTGAGTTCATCATATGTTAACAGTAAACTATGGAGCAATATAGGACCCAAATCTCTGGACACTTCCAGGATTTCATGTCTGAAATGGCTAACGATTAATGAGAAAAATTGTATTGCTAAGCATTTGTTTTGCTCGTTGTTCACTCCATTAGGACTTCATTTCAGCTGATCTGAGTGCAAGGTTGTGACTCATAACTTACGTTTCTGCAGGGCCTGATGGGGTGTGCGGTTCTGGTCGTTGTCAGGGGAGGAACTCTTGTTGCTGGTGTTTGACCCGGAGCCTCCAAGGGTAAGGCTTTTGCTTCTTGCAGGGGAGCGATCCCGTGTGATGATAGTAGAAGAGATCCGGAAGTCTTGGTCACCTCTACAACAATTGTCACAAATCGGGAAGTTCAGAGGTCAAATTAATACTGCAAAATCATAAAGATAAAAAAGGTTCTGTGCAGCATGTGCAGAACATTTAGAGggtacaatatatatatatatatatataacatttatatgtactgtatggcAGTGTactgatgtttgtttaaaaatgttgcacCTTTAAGtattgtaatgtttgttttgcacCTTAAAGTACTAGGTTTGCTGAAAGATAAAATGTTCCCTTAAGAAAATAGCCTACAATCTGGCCACTAAAAACAGTAAGAGGgggaaataaatgtgtgtgtttgaatatcAGCTAAAACAACAACTCTCGATCAATGCTTTATAAACTGAGGTTGTCAGAACTGACTGGTCGCTCACAACAAGTTAAAAACTTGACATCTGATTTCATTTCCACCCTGTTCATAGACTTGGTGGTTTTTAACTGTAGTACACAGAATAAAACCACATGGATGTCAGGGGACTGACTTGTTTTTTGTGTCCACCACTTGTCTCCGACGAGGACCCAACCCTCGGCCTCTGTTGCGGAAATTGGGACCATGTCTGCCAGGTTTtctgaaaaacattaaaaaaaaatacagataaatCAATCTAGCAAAGCTGCGGCAACATTGCTGGTTTATGAAGCAGACAGTGTTTAACTTCAAATGGATAATAAAGACAGAATTAAAGACCTCAAATCTGAGCTGTGGCACACTGATCAATTTGTAGAAATGGAGGCAATCTTCTACTCTGGCACAGGCAATATCTGACAGTTGGACCAATTTTGGTCTTCCATCATTAATGGCAGGTACAGCTATGACTATATATAGAACTAAGGTAATAATGAACTCATGCAGTCACTCTACAATGACAAACTTCTCTGCAGTTATGAAAAATGTGATGGCTTACATAGTGAAATTTCACTGCCCTTAGGTTGTTTTATGATTCTCTACACTCAAAGAAAAAGTCATCTGTGAACAACCTTTAGGTTCTCAGGTATAAATGACCCAGCAGCACCTGGTTGTCATGACCTCTGCCTGAACTCAGGCCACATCTCAAACAAAGAGCAGGTCTAACAAGGCCTCCAACTTTTACGACTCATGCTGTGTTTGAAGTGGCCTGCCATTTGCTACAACACTGAACTGCCTTCCATGCAGTACAAAACTAACATCAAAGGATGATACAAAAAGGCTGTGTACTTTATTTAGCTAAAGCTCAGGTCTTATCgaataacaacaaataaataaattaacctAACAAAAGGTGTTaacaaataattgaataatcgaataatcagtttgagtgtttttaaataattaaaacaagctctctgatttcCCTGCttgaatatgttttgttttggtttctttgctccatactaCAAAGAAATTATTGAAATAATTTTGGCTTGTGTTTTCTTAATATTAACAGTCAATATACTAAGAACTGAAAATGTCAATGAAATAATTTGGTATGCAAAAAATAATGAACAGGGAAATAAGAAACaattactattattttcattgttattataaGCTGGTGTAGCCATGAAGCCCATGAAGCTTCACTAATACCGTCCCATTAGTGGGTGTCCTGTATGGGCTTACAGAGCCTGCAGTGCTTGAAATGCATTGTCCTGCATATATGTTAAAACTTAAGGAACTTAAGCCTGAAGCGTTATCCGTCTATTGCCAGTATACCAGGTGTGAGAATCCAGAACAATCTGGAATGTTTGAAAGCACCGTCACAGACACTGCATCAATGAAATGTGACCATCACCTCAAAATCCCCACTAGTGCATGTGCAAAACTGTTGGGAGGGAACGGTCATTTTTGCAGCGCATACAAATAGTGATACCACAAGAAACTCAAGAACAATGGTATACTATATGAGCCAACATTTGCAGTTAAAGATAGACAATTGTTAGATATGATATTTTTGAGAAGTGTGCTTCTCTACACTTTCCTACATGCTTTAAAACCAGGAGTATGAAATGCTTTAAATAATTTGACCAATACACAGCAGATAGATttcaatatattttatttaatccaGAATGTGTATGCTGCTCAGAATATCTGagacatgtgtatgtatgtatgggtTTGAATGACTGAAGAGGGAGTGGTCCAGCTGTTTTTCCTCACAGGGTGGGGtggtgggtgggggtggggttgTTTGGCAGAGTGAGTAGACACTAGTGCCCTttgtctgtccctctctctaGCCTGGTATGACTCCTGGAAAAAGGAGGCCTGGGCCTATTAACTATAAACTTTAAAGTAAGAAGAATGTTGGTGTAAGACTTTTAACTGCTGGATTCCACTGCTACATGTTTGGTTAAGTCCTTGAGCTTAGTTTAAAAGTATTGGGGGTCACAGATAAGTGATACACGCTtccaaatataaaacaaatttcTGCCAATGCATCAGTTTTCCAATCATAAAATGTTATATCTCTTGGTGCACTGGGGAAAataatcaaacattttaaattactaAATGCTTATCATGGTTTACATTTTTCCTTAATGATATTACATAGAAAGAATAGGATAAACAGTGGCCAATATATCTATCAGGCCAATATTTACTTTTCAGAACACAGACCTCTACCTCTACCTACTGGTCAAATTATGCATTACACAACCAATTCAGTGACAGCTGccaacatatatatacacacacacacacacacacacacacatacacacatatacatacacatatacacatatacatatatatatatatatatatatatatatatatatatatatatatacacacatacatatatatatatatatatatatatatacacacacacatacatatgtatatatacactgcctggccaaaaaaaaattcaccacctggatttaactaagcaaataggtaaggggttgctgcagttggtcaggtctaggttcagcaacattatgtgcccaaagaatgaggtcagctgattacctgaatataatgaattaccagattattccatcaatgcatttttttcttccctgatgacatgggcatattccaagatgacaatgccaggattcatcaggctcaaattgtgaaagactggttcagggagcatgagacataatttacatacatacatacatacatacacacatatacacacatatacacacacacacacacacgcacacacacgcgtatAAACTTACCTTGATTCTCTGCTGTGAAACTGATGGGAGTGATGGCCCTCCTGAAAAGAtaatcacaatcacaacaataacattagGAAAGGCTGATGGGAACTACAAAAGGCTTATTTAATTAGCCATGTTGAGATCAAATTTATGACATATATTAGTTAGTCATGCACATTGCTAATCCATCTGTTAATGGTATTTGGTCTGTAATGCTATGACTTAATAttcattttctgaaaaaaataataatactaatttaGAACCATGGAGGAACAAGTTATTCTTACATTTTCTGGAGGTGGGGGATTTCCGAGAAAACTGAGATAGTTGGGGTTCTCATCACAGTAAGTCTCATTGAATTGGTAATAGCCCTCCTCACAAAATTCACGAGAATCACGGTAATTTCGAGTTCCACTGCTCCACTGGTTATCTTGAAACCGTCTGTCATAGTCCGCCTCTTGCCGAGGCATTTGATTCCTCTCATCAACAATACTGACAAGTCGATGGACAGTCACCTGAGTAGACACAGTATCACATGTTATATTTGCTCCTACGTCTAGTGAAGTCTGTATCATCTTGAAGCTGGGGGCATACTATGTACAAATTTAGAACTGTAGATGTCAACCCACGCTTAACACTCTCACGTAAAGACAAAGCTCATGATTTGTGCTCACACTGCCCACTCCATCGTTAACCCATGGCCTGACTTCTCACACCGTACTTCTGGAAAGCTTCTATGTAGTGTATGTCCATATGTGATTTCCTAAGATGTAGCATCTTATTCAAAGCAACTGCAATGAGGAAAAGATAGTCCACTAGATACTTTGAGGGATATTATGATTGTGATATGATCCACAATTGTGAAGACTGATCATCTTTGAATAATAACTATCttgcttgataaaaaaaatttggCCCAGTGAATTTCTGCAGCACTGAACAATTTGATCACACCATGGTATCAAACAATTgaagtgtcgtccaaaatgaaaataGCACTAGGTTGTATTGCAGTTTATTATGTCATTAATTGTATCGTCCTAGTGGCCACACACagcaaataagataataaatatTCCCCTCCCCAAAGAGCATATCCATCTTTTTAGTTGGAAATTTCTGATTGATGTCTCATCACAATAGCTCACTTTCAGGACACAGTGGTAACTAAGAAACAAACAGATTATTCTGGGCTTATCTGCCTAACTTGTTTGATATATGGGGCACAAACTAAACCAAGAGACAGAACAGTACATTTGTGTGAACAAATTCAAACTGGTATATCTTGACTATGCAAGAAAAACTTGACTTACTTCTCTTGCATCGATTCCCGAAAAACGTTTTTCATATGCATCTCTTATGCTTCGACCATGTCGGTATGCCACTGCAAGaaagacattttcttctcaAACATGAACTGGAAAAACATGATTCTGCAATATGAGGGAGCAACTTTGTCATCTCTAATCAGCAAGGGAACAGGCTCTCTATTTTACTTCCTACTCCAAACAATTAATAGTCAAATAGAGACAAATGGGTTAAAGATCTAAAGATGAGTAAAGACAGTTGAAAATGTCGGCTTTTATTTTCTGGTACTTAAATCTACATGCGTCAGCCACTTTAGGACATTGCACCTATTATACTTAACCACGTCATTACAAATGAGCAAAATTAATTGAAAATACAGTTCTTTAGTAATTTGaagtaaataatgaattaaaataatatacaagCACAAGAACAACCTACAAAACCCACACAGAACAAAGTTTGGCTGAACCAGGGTTCAAATTCAAAACCTTCCTGCCATGAGTTGACAGTGCCCCTAGTTTAACACATTAACACCCAGTTAGGTTTAGTATCTCAATATCGATGTAGTTACTTGTATTTCTTATGCATATTTATGATTAATTGAGCTTCCAGCAGCAGGTCTCCTGTAGAGGTGGTGATATAACGGcatccttccttgtgcaatacaATAATTGATACAGCAGGGCAAATATTGaaactttaataaataaattaaggcgctctaaagtaaaccgtccgtgccagtttcactcactgAAAGTGTCTACTTTTTGTCTCCTTGTGGCagtgctgctcaaatgaatgagggaaacttgggcagaagttacctggTCGAGGAAGAGTTTAAAGTGGAataatggcggagaaagctacgttaagagatgccccatacATTATACTTCAATATATAGACTGTATGCACGTGgttctatgttgtgaataaatagagaaatcctgcacttttcatGAACGTATTGCTTTCTTCAATTAGATAGTTATTGTGTATCGCTAAATGAGATTGtgttgcaatatattgattatcacagaattgttgtgtCATGGACTATTTATTGCAtagtatcgtgaggtaccctgtgattctcCTAGTCTTCTGATATGTGATAAAGATTGAAAAGGTAATCTTTCACCAAACTACAGAAAAGCAAGAGGGATAACAGACAAAACATCACAGGAGGCAAGGCAGcaactgatagatagatagatagatagatagatagatactagaCATTCTGATTGTAAAATGATACAACTGCCCTGTTTTAACTTACTGATGAGTAGATGGGTTGGTTCCTTCAGTAGCGACACTTCAATGGTGTAATCTTTACACCTCAGAGAAAGACGAACCTGAGAGAAAAATTAGAACATTCATGTATATCTGGCTCAGTATACCTCCCACCCTAAACCAAACAGGTACAACGCAACTCACTTCACTTCAAATATACATTTTCAAACCACACAAATTCGGGCAACAACTGCTGCGCTTTACTATTTACACTAACATGAAAACATGGATTCGCATGTTGTTAGCAAACCCAGCTGTTAGCTTCTTAGCAAAACGGGCAGTGTAAAGAATCTAGCCCCCCTCAAATAACGATGTTACCCCTTACTACGACGTGTGTCTTACATATTTCTCAAATCAGAACAAACCTTTAATTCGACATCTGAAGCCAGTGGTTACGCAGCGGTAAAGCGCTCTCTATGCTCACAAATGAAAGCAACCGCAAAGACCATCGGACTTGCCGCGTttctatttcttcttttttaatctgGCACACTTGACGCTGCAATAGCTCACTACTGCCCCCTTATTGTggactactacttctactaccactactactaccaccaccaccaccactacaaCCATTACTTCTTTTTGGTATTTATGGCGGTTCGCAAGCAACGTTTTGGTACATTACCTCCACCAACTGGTATGGGATGTGGCTCAGGACttcttttattcaaaataaataaatagctttaagaaaaaaaaaacataaatatatcaAATGTGTTGTCTTGAGAAGttgaaacaaaaatatatcataattgtgaataaaatgtatttgcaaaataaatcttcatttcattttgtttcttgtAATCCTCTACATTGTACACCTCACTGTAGGATGCTTCCCTATTCTGAATGTTCAATAATGACCATGCATTTCCAAACTGCAATCTTGATATTACAGATTATCCCTTCCTTTTCCTTACAATGACGCTCATCTTATCcactttcctttgtgttttatACAGACTGAGCCAGTCCCCAGTTGTTGATTTTCTTCTCACTGCTTTTGACACTGCTATATCAATGATGTGGACATCTTCTGGTGTGTTTAAAAGGTTTTCATCGACAcacaatgtaaaataattatactgaaAGATACCTCTTTGGAGTCCATGTCTTGTCCTGGGTTCTGCATCATGAGGGGGTACAAAGTCTGTAGGAAACTATTAAGTACAACAAAATTATTATAACAAAATCAcaaactgctgtgtgtgatAATTTTGAGTTAAAGTCATTCTTAAATAATGCCAATATTTagtgctgtcttttttttttttaatggaaacaaaaGTTGCCTCATCAGAGATTTTTAAAGGGGCCCCTCAGTCACTTAAACCAGGTGGGCCTGTTTTGTCCCAAAATGCCCAACTGAACAACGAAATCCACATTGCAATCGCACATGGAACGGAGATAGAGTTCGTTTAACATATTCTACTAATGTTTCTATTGTTTACACGAGCAACCGACAAAAAAACTAAGTTTTCTCACGTGTCAACTACTTCTCTGTGCATTTCACCGTCAGAACGCCTTGTGTCACATTATCAGTGTTCCCCTCTGTTGTGATTACATCAGCAGTGATTGGCTGAGGCAGTGTCACGTGTCCAGCCCTGGAGTTTCCACCACCACAGCTGAGTAAAAACAGCTAAATGCGTCTGCTCACCTGTAACATTCAACCGTTTCTTCTCCGCTGAGCCCGAATTTCACCACATGGGAGACAAGAAGAGTCCCACAAGGTAAAACTGTCGCGGGTGTCGTTGAATGAGGACTTACTGAGCCGGTTGAAAACGCAAGCTTGGTCAATGGATGGAGCTGTTTTACTCAAGTGTTCATGGCGGCTGGCTGTTGGTGTAACACGGGGCAACTGCTAGTTTATACTGAAAGCGTCTTTCCCAGCGACTGTGGCCTTTGAGCTGAAAATAGTCAATTTAACTGTCTCTTCTTTCCGGTTACAGTACCAACCAACTTGTCTCTGGTCATTGCTGTCGTTGAAAACGGTGCCGCtaccagtgtgtttttgtttggtttttgtttgaaGGCCAAAGCGGCAGTCCAAGCCATCCTCCGACGATGTGTACTGGGACTGTAGCGTGTGCACGTTCAGGAACAGCGCTGAGGCGTTCAAGTGCATGATGTGTGATGTTCGGAAAGGGACGTCAACACGGTAAGGGCACTGCACCCTTCGTTTTCGTTCGTTTTAATGTCACGACATCAAAACCTCACAATGCGACATTACCACTGTGACAAGTCCGCGGTAGAGGTAGTCTGATTAATCAGCtagttgttttactttgtaataGTCGACATCAGCTTATTATTCTTTAAGTAATAGGCCAAATATGACTTAAGTATGAACATTTGTGTTGTCAGAGATTTGATAACTGCTATCAAAtgcactaaaaaaaagtttcatccaaaagtttatttgacaaattttagtttttgtgaTGACAaccttatatttaatttaactgGTGTTTTTTAGTTCCACTTAGCCTTGATTGTTGGACTGTTAACGTCTATTACATTGTAATGATCCTAGCCACTGTATTTATGTAATTGTAGAGTAAATGCTGTATGCCACACACTTCTCCATGTGAGGCATATTTGTTTAAAAGAACTGCTAACCACATCATAGTGACTATGCTGCTGTGGTATTCTGAACCCTCATAGTAACTAATGAAATGAAGTATTAAAAATGTACGTATTTACGTTACAATGTCCCTTTATGTGTTACTCCTTAGGCCTATGATCCCCAATGTATCTCAAAGGAAACACTGTTTTTTGGGAACATAAGGAGAACATGTATTACTTCTTCTGACTATCTCTGGAAGATACCCACTTGATATTTGATGTTGttgggtttgtgttttttaaatgataatccACCCTCATTCGTATGACTATAGTTGCCAATAAGACCgataacactttttttgtctcttacAGAAAACCACGACCTGTTTCTCAGCTTGTTGCACAGCAAGTAAATCAGCAGTTTGCACCACCCACACACCcgaaaaaggagaagaaggagaaatcGGAGAAAGATAAGAGTGATAAAGAACcaacactgaaaaagaaaatccataaAAAGATGaggtgtttaatttatttttgaccTTTGTTAGGTCTTTTTATATGTAACTAACATATTTACTATCCTccaatgagttttttttaacccctgTTTATTTCTCTCCCTACTAGGCCCAGGTTAAAAAACATAGACAGGAGTAGTGCCCAGCATCTAGAGGTCACAGTTGGAGACTTGACTGTAATAATCACAGACTTTAAGGAGAAAGCCAAACCCACATCCACTTCAACAAGTGCTGCTTCAGCAGACCAACACAGTCAAAGTGGCTCGAGCTCTGATAACACTGAACGAGGGGTCTCCAGATGCTCATCTCCCGCGGAGAAGGCTCCTCAGTCAATGGAGAAATTCACTAACCTTCATATACCCAATTAGCACAACTTGCTCTTCTGTACTCGCAACAGCCACAACCAGAGATTACACTTAATgcacacattttaataatacTATAACTAATGGTATGATGTCAATCACTTCCATTTCAGGTTGGATTTTTCACTGCCTTCCCATAGTGATTAAGATTTCAGGTGACGGGACAGATCAGAATTGTTACAGAAAACCGACCATGATAAACTAAATTGCACTCTGTACCACATGTTGTGGTGTGGTGACTTGTTTTTTTAGCACCTAGCATCAAACTGTTGGTCGTTGCTGCTGAGATGCATTATgaaaaaaatgtgaagaaatcCTCAGAATTGTAGTTTATCcttgattgttgtttttgttgatgttttttatcattatttgcACTTAATGGCATCCTATGTTCATGATAACATGTTTTAGCATTATCTCCATTTCGCCATTAACAGTAAATTCATAACACTGTTATTTGCCTTATCATTTTATGCAATTGGATGCAATAATACTTTCACTGTCTAACATTTGAGTCAAAATATTGAACAGTTATTCTAAGTATGCTTTTCCTTCACTTAGTAGATTCAAGCACGATTTAATCAATAGAATGGTTTATAttgtaaaataatgttaaataaaataagctgTAGATACttgatatgtttttttatgtcaagcAGTATGTAAAAACATGGAAGTTTGCATATAAGGGTTTGTATGTTGAATTTGTCAATGACTGATTTTTACATCATGAATGGTATGTTCCATAAAAGGACAACATGACAAGGCAGCAGACTCTCAACTTGCACATTTTTCACTGTGCTCTGTTTTATTATTACCCATTACCATTTCACACTTGTTGcaagaagtggaaaaaaaacatcgcAAATTGTGTCTTAATTTAAGGGTCATAAAAGCAGTGGCTGAAAAGTAACCCATTGCATTCACTGgcctactgttttttttaaatcacatcctttgtgtgtttatgtctcatTAATGGACAGCTAAGTATTTTGTATACTAAacactaaaaatgtgttttggaaTTAATTAGAAAattcaacaataataacatcacTGAATGCTGTGTAACATCATTTATATACTGCTCCAGTGAGTTTTCTATTGTTGGGCTATTTGAATCATGCATCCACCAAGTGTATGATTGTTCTATTCAGATATCCCTTTTTAAACTTAAGTAACTCACTTCTAATGTAGCATTGTTCTCACTATCTGGTCACAGTTATtgagtcactcacacacaggtttgcccAGTTTTTCATATTATCATTTTGACAGCCTAACCAAAACCGTATCCCTTAGCTTAACTGTAAATTAACTACAATTTACATCTTAActcttattttaaaaagtcagaaatTAGGTGCCACCTCTTATGGACTAGTGTTTCTACCAGGTTTTCACCtattaagtatttttatttagtgtGAGGAATTTGGGATCGACATAATGAATGTAGAGCTTAATTTACCTATATATATTCTCCATATTTTTTCTATATTAGAAATCACTTGAAACTTGACATGAATAATGCCAttggagtttttgttttttttgaaattcaCATACgaaagttttttatttattttacaaatattttaCAGTAGGAAGAGGCGGATATCATTTTTAgatcaaaaataaacactcacATGTAACGTGTTCAGGAGTGGGTGGGACAGAGAGGTGTAAACAGCAACTGTGCTCTTCGTCTTACATCCTGACTTGTGAGTTTGATGGGAATTAGTAGTCCATCAGGTAGTAGCACAGATGGACAACGATGACGCGGTAGCGTATTAAAAATTCGTATCACAAAATGCGATGCTATTTCCACGCATTTTTCCTTTGCGTGGTCTTCACCTTCTGCTCACTGCTATATGTGCTCAGTAAAGTAGCCTCTTCcttggaggagggagaggaagagtcGAGTGTAAGAAACCGGAGAGTACCGCACAGGAGCAGCCATGACGCCGGGCACCTACTCAGGAAAGGCCCGGGACTGTTAGGCCTTCGACAACCTGAAAATGAGCTTGACAGGTAGCTTAGCCGGCTTTATTGTCTCATTAAATTCCACACGTTGCACTAAATGCACTTAAAGTTGCTATTTAGTTAAATATGAAGTAGAACTAGCTGTCGTTATGgttcacttgttttatttgcGACGTCTGACGTCATTAAATGTTACAGTCACAGACCTGACGTAGTTTAGCATAACCATTGAGCTGCCAAGCTGGATAGATTTAAAACTGGCTGTTAAAATGTGCTTCTGCTACTCACTGCTCgggtgtaatgtaatgtgttgaGATTCAGAATCACCATTTATATCTTTATTACTTCAATTAGCTACCATGAATGACTTAGCATTTACAGAATCATTGATTAACCATGAACACTGATGCTTACCAGTTTTGTGCCTCATTAGCTTTTGATTTTGGCTGGATTTGAAGGACGGCCATCTGGTGAACTACTAACCCTTTAGTCGCTGCAGCTCAGGGCAGATCTAATCCTGAAGCATGAAGCTCTAATTTGTAAAAATAACTTCATTTTAAAGTAACTTTAAATGATGGCAAAGCTCACATTTTCATTCTGACAGGTGTAAATCACTGTCAGTTTCTTACTGGAATCCATATTGGAGACTGCCTGCTGATGTTTGTGGAGTGAACTGCTTATTGGAATCTACTCTTGGGTATGACTGGTTTATTGAATCTCTCTTAATATTATGAGTGATCATTGTTAATCcgtgagatttttattttatgcctTTGTATTTCCACACTTTATATCCCATTGCTGCCCTTTCTGCCCAGCTGTCAAACATGCTAACATCTCTGTGACATCACTTGAATTTATCAGTGTAAAATTTACTCTGCTAAACCACCTAATGATCACTTGCATAATATTGCACTTGACAGCCTGTGCAAACTGTAATGCCACACACAGTAATTCAGTCTCAGATGGAGCAGTAGCTATAGCCTTTCTTGTATTACAAATCTGTTTGCAAATGAAGAGACAAAACacatagggctgcaactaacaattgttTTCCTTATCAATTTGAGTATTTTCTTGATGAGTCGTTATGTTGTTTGGTCTATTAAACCAGAAAAAAACTTCCTAAACTTCTAAATGATGGCATCCTAAaatgttttgcccacaaaccaaatatATTTATCTTTCTTCATCTATTCACTTGAAAAGGCtgaaaaattaattattttttatatttagttAAAGAAAACCTCTCAAACCAGTTAAATAGTTGGCAATTGAATGAGCAATTGATTATTGTTGCAGCCCTTAAACTCGGTCTTACTACAAGTTACTACTTACTAAAGCAACATGGCTGAAAGATTGTGTTACTGTGTAATGATTTCCGAACCAGTTTACAAAGACACTTGGAGGCACCACAAATAATAACCCTGTTCTCTATCTCTTCATTGAATCTAATGGCAGTTCCAACCTCAAAGGACTTCATTCAGCTGAGCTGAGCCTGCTGATATAATGACTTTGTTCTCTTCTGTGCATGTCATAAAATCCATTATGCATTACCATT
Encoded proteins:
- the LOC131470373 gene encoding LOW QUALITY PROTEIN: YY1-associated factor 2-like (The sequence of the model RefSeq protein was modified relative to this genomic sequence to represent the inferred CDS: inserted 1 base in 1 codon), which produces MGDKKSPTRPKRQSKPSSDDVYWDCSVCTFRNSAEAFKCMMCDVRKGTSTRKPRPVSQLVAQQVNQQFAPPTHPKKEKKEKSEKDKSDKEPTLKKKIHKKMRPRLKNIDRSSAQHLEVTVGDLTVIITDFKEKAKPTSTSTSAASADQHSQSGSSSDNTERGVSRCSSPXGEGSSVNGEIH
- the LOC131470372 gene encoding periphilin-1-like isoform X2; its protein translation is MMQNPGQDMDSKEVRLSLRCKDYTIEVSLLKEPTHLLIMAYRHGRSIRDAYEKRFSGIDAREVTVHRLVSIVDERNQMPRQEADYDRRFQDNQWSSGTRNYRDSREFCEEGYYQFNETYCDENPNYLSFLGNPPPPENEGHHSHQFHSRESRKPGRHGPNFRNRGRGLGPRRRQVVDTKNKGDQDFRISSTIITRDRSPARSKSLTLGGSGSNTSNKSSSPDNDQNRTPHQALQKQKPSVPVSLIPSDSGEDSPNSTEAIKEQTPASVVQSEEVVASSMELKVTQEDDNSKALRLEAIKAKALEIEKHYRLDCETFRMVVKMLVAKEPSLDNLLQAPLDENLLEIKQRCLDSLRHFVKDLDESVVQPDASAKATSLKTQE
- the LOC131470372 gene encoding periphilin-1-like isoform X1, with product MHREVVDTFLQTLYPLMMQNPGQDMDSKEVRLSLRCKDYTIEVSLLKEPTHLLIMAYRHGRSIRDAYEKRFSGIDAREVTVHRLVSIVDERNQMPRQEADYDRRFQDNQWSSGTRNYRDSREFCEEGYYQFNETYCDENPNYLSFLGNPPPPENEGHHSHQFHSRESRKPGRHGPNFRNRGRGLGPRRRQVVDTKNKGDQDFRISSTIITRDRSPARSKSLTLGGSGSNTSNKSSSPDNDQNRTPHQALQKQKPSVPVSLIPSDSGEDSPNSTEAIKEQTPASVVQSEEVVASSMELKVTQEDDNSKALRLEAIKAKALEIEKHYRLDCETFRMVVKMLVAKEPSLDNLLQAPLDENLLEIKQRCLDSLRHFVKDLDESVVQPDASAKATSLKTQE
- the LOC131470372 gene encoding periphilin-1-like isoform X3, producing MAYRHGRSIRDAYEKRFSGIDAREVTVHRLVSIVDERNQMPRQEADYDRRFQDNQWSSGTRNYRDSREFCEEGYYQFNETYCDENPNYLSFLGNPPPPENEGHHSHQFHSRESRKPGRHGPNFRNRGRGLGPRRRQVVDTKNKGDQDFRISSTIITRDRSPARSKSLTLGGSGSNTSNKSSSPDNDQNRTPHQALQKQKPSVPVSLIPSDSGEDSPNSTEAIKEQTPASVVQSEEVVASSMELKVTQEDDNSKALRLEAIKAKALEIEKHYRLDCETFRMVVKMLVAKEPSLDNLLQAPLDENLLEIKQRCLDSLRHFVKDLDESVVQPDASAKATSLKTQE